One Ricinus communis isolate WT05 ecotype wild-type chromosome 2, ASM1957865v1, whole genome shotgun sequence DNA segment encodes these proteins:
- the LOC8269993 gene encoding protein TIC 22, chloroplastic isoform X3, with amino-acid sequence MEHSKLSNPLLSLSTFIHQHCLRLGAELSTRLGDTTWAVSNNLLPGLNNRKHRPAPLFASVSQQPKQASGLSSEHVAKTLAGTAVYTVSNSNNEFVLVSDPDGAKSISLLCFRQEDAEAFLAQVRLRRRELRSQARIVPITLDQVYMLKVEGIAFRFLPDPVQIKNALELKASDTKRGFDGVPIFQSELLVVKKKNKRYCPIYFQKEDIEKELSKVSRASRGPGLSQHIMTAI; translated from the exons ATGGAACACTCTAAACTCTCAAACCCTCTCTTATCTCTCTCCACGTTCATTCACCAGCACTGTCTCCGGCTCGGCGCCGAGCTCTCGACTCGGCTCGGCGACACTACTTGGGCCGTATCTAACAACCTACTGCCCGGGCTAAATAACAGGAAGCATCGTCCGGCGCCGTTGTTCGCATCTGTCTCACAGCAGCCGAAGCAAGCCTCAGGTCTGAGCTCAGAACACGTGGCAAAAACACTTGCTGGCACGGCTGTTTATACAGTGAGCAATTCGAATAATGAGTTCGTGCTTGTCTCTGATCCTGATGGAGCTAAATCAATTAGCTTGCTCTGCTTTCGACAAGAAGATGCTGAAGCTTTTCTCGCTCAA GTTCGGTTGCGAAGAAGAGAATTAAGGAGTCAGGCAAGAATTGTTCCTATTACTCTTGATCAG GTGTACATGTTGAAGGTGGAGGGAATTGCATTTCGGTTTTTACCTGATCCAGTTCAAATAAAGAATGCTTTAGAG CTGAAAGCCTCTGATACCAAGCGTgggtttgatggagttcccattTTTCAG TCAGAACTTCTAGTtgtgaagaagaaaaacaagcGTTACTGCCCGATATATTTCCAGAAG GaagatatagaaaaagaacTTTCAAAGGTTTCAAGGGCATCAAGAGGGCCTGGTCTTTCCCAACATATTATG ACAGCGATTTGA
- the LOC8269993 gene encoding protein TIC 22, chloroplastic isoform X2, which translates to MEHSKLSNPLLSLSTFIHQHCLRLGAELSTRLGDTTWAVSNNLLPGLNNRKHRPAPLFASVSQQPKQASGLSSEHVAKTLAGTAVYTVSNSNNEFVLVSDPDGAKSISLLCFRQEDAEAFLAQVRLRRRELRSQARIVPITLDQVYMLKVEGIAFRFLPDPVQIKNALELKASDTKRGFDGVPIFQSELLVVKKKNKRYCPIYFQKEDIEKELSKVSRASRGPGLSQHIMALCQLG; encoded by the exons ATGGAACACTCTAAACTCTCAAACCCTCTCTTATCTCTCTCCACGTTCATTCACCAGCACTGTCTCCGGCTCGGCGCCGAGCTCTCGACTCGGCTCGGCGACACTACTTGGGCCGTATCTAACAACCTACTGCCCGGGCTAAATAACAGGAAGCATCGTCCGGCGCCGTTGTTCGCATCTGTCTCACAGCAGCCGAAGCAAGCCTCAGGTCTGAGCTCAGAACACGTGGCAAAAACACTTGCTGGCACGGCTGTTTATACAGTGAGCAATTCGAATAATGAGTTCGTGCTTGTCTCTGATCCTGATGGAGCTAAATCAATTAGCTTGCTCTGCTTTCGACAAGAAGATGCTGAAGCTTTTCTCGCTCAA GTTCGGTTGCGAAGAAGAGAATTAAGGAGTCAGGCAAGAATTGTTCCTATTACTCTTGATCAG GTGTACATGTTGAAGGTGGAGGGAATTGCATTTCGGTTTTTACCTGATCCAGTTCAAATAAAGAATGCTTTAGAG CTGAAAGCCTCTGATACCAAGCGTgggtttgatggagttcccattTTTCAG TCAGAACTTCTAGTtgtgaagaagaaaaacaagcGTTACTGCCCGATATATTTCCAGAAG GaagatatagaaaaagaacTTTCAAAGGTTTCAAGGGCATCAAGAGGGCCTGGTCTTTCCCAACATATTATG GCACTATGTCAGCTTGGATAG
- the LOC8269993 gene encoding protein TIC 22, chloroplastic isoform X1, giving the protein MEHSKLSNPLLSLSTFIHQHCLRLGAELSTRLGDTTWAVSNNLLPGLNNRKHRPAPLFASVSQQPKQASGLSSEHVAKTLAGTAVYTVSNSNNEFVLVSDPDGAKSISLLCFRQEDAEAFLAQVRLRRRELRSQARIVPITLDQVYMLKVEGIAFRFLPDPVQIKNALELKASDTKRGFDGVPIFQSELLVVKKKNKRYCPIYFQKEDIEKELSKVSRASRGPGLSQHIMVGSLEDVLRKMEMSEKNSGWEDLIFIPPGKSHSQHIQEVAKV; this is encoded by the exons ATGGAACACTCTAAACTCTCAAACCCTCTCTTATCTCTCTCCACGTTCATTCACCAGCACTGTCTCCGGCTCGGCGCCGAGCTCTCGACTCGGCTCGGCGACACTACTTGGGCCGTATCTAACAACCTACTGCCCGGGCTAAATAACAGGAAGCATCGTCCGGCGCCGTTGTTCGCATCTGTCTCACAGCAGCCGAAGCAAGCCTCAGGTCTGAGCTCAGAACACGTGGCAAAAACACTTGCTGGCACGGCTGTTTATACAGTGAGCAATTCGAATAATGAGTTCGTGCTTGTCTCTGATCCTGATGGAGCTAAATCAATTAGCTTGCTCTGCTTTCGACAAGAAGATGCTGAAGCTTTTCTCGCTCAA GTTCGGTTGCGAAGAAGAGAATTAAGGAGTCAGGCAAGAATTGTTCCTATTACTCTTGATCAG GTGTACATGTTGAAGGTGGAGGGAATTGCATTTCGGTTTTTACCTGATCCAGTTCAAATAAAGAATGCTTTAGAG CTGAAAGCCTCTGATACCAAGCGTgggtttgatggagttcccattTTTCAG TCAGAACTTCTAGTtgtgaagaagaaaaacaagcGTTACTGCCCGATATATTTCCAGAAG GaagatatagaaaaagaacTTTCAAAGGTTTCAAGGGCATCAAGAGGGCCTGGTCTTTCCCAACATATTATG GTAGGAAGTTTAGAGGATGTTTTGAGAAAAATGGAG ATGAGTGAGAAGAACTCGGGCTGGGAGGATCTTATCTTCATTCCACCTGGTAAAAGCCACTCGCAGCACATTCAGGAGGTGGCAAAGGTATGA